A stretch of the Clostridium fungisolvens genome encodes the following:
- a CDS encoding DUF624 domain-containing protein → MANNNDFGDSNLSKVLNYVHWFFITNIYFFLCNILFIICAYTVEIKFGNILVFLIALIPTGPSITAVCSSMGKIVREKYLDTTRDFFKAYKDNFFSSMKLWILFLLTTFILLLDIKLCFINKSFLFLLIPTVIILFLLVLIFSYAFPLLSRFSMKTIDIIKLSVYLALKNPLISLINITVLIVSTLLFFEGRGIIGLFLGSLASYAIIFNMRRIFDYVEKKFVSP, encoded by the coding sequence ATGGCTAACAATAATGATTTCGGAGATAGCAATTTAAGTAAAGTACTTAACTATGTTCATTGGTTTTTCATTACAAATATTTACTTCTTCTTATGTAATATCCTATTTATTATATGTGCATATACTGTGGAAATAAAATTTGGCAATATATTAGTGTTTTTAATTGCTTTAATTCCTACTGGTCCATCAATTACTGCAGTATGCTCTTCTATGGGCAAGATAGTTAGGGAAAAATATTTAGATACAACAAGAGATTTTTTCAAGGCATATAAAGATAATTTCTTTTCTTCAATGAAGCTATGGATTTTATTTCTTTTAACTACTTTCATATTGCTACTAGATATAAAATTATGCTTCATAAATAAAAGCTTTTTATTTTTGTTAATACCAACTGTTATAATTTTGTTTCTTTTAGTTTTGATTTTTTCATATGCCTTTCCTTTACTATCAAGGTTTAGCATGAAAACAATAGATATAATTAAATTATCAGTTTATTTAGCACTAAAAAATCCTCTGATTTCATTAATTAATATTACAGTACTTATTGTATCTACTCTCTTGTTTTTTGAAGGAAGAGGCATAATCGGTCTATTTTTAGGAAGCTTAGCATCATATGCAATAATATTTAATATGAGAAGAATATTTGATTATGTAGAAAAAAAATTTGTAAGCCCATAA